The region CCCGCGCCGCCAGGTGCAGAATCTTGAGGTATTCGCGCGCCGCCGCCCGCGGAGCGTGGTGGCTGCACAACTGGTCGTACGCCATGCGAAAATAGCTGGTCGGAAACATGTCCTCGCGATACTGGTAGTCTTTGAACGCCCCCGGCTTGCGGACCAGCGAATCGATCACGTGGCGGTAATTCACCGCGTGCTTCCCGCTGCCGAGCAACCGCGGCATCCGCTGCACCAGCTCACCCGCGTACCGAACCTCGATCGCATCGGCGTCAATCACCACGTCCACCTCATGACCAATCAAGCGGCTGGGAACCGAGTAGGTATTGCGTTTGACCTGGATGGTGCTGCTGCGCTGAACCCGGATCGCGTGGATGTACTGGCGGTGATCGAGCTTGCCTGGCGGAAGTTCGCCCAGCAGCAGCCGTTCCTCGGAGGGCTTGTCGCCGCGCCCCAGATTGCGCTTCTCGACCACCGCGAGCAGAAAGTGTTCGTACTCCTCGCGGCTGGCGAAGTCCCGGCTACCCCGCAACAGAAGCGCCTGATCAATGGCCGTCTTGAGATGACCGTGCGACGATTCCACGTCGCCGTTCTCGTGAGCCTGACGGACGTTGATCCGCTCCGGCCGCACCCGGTAGTGGTCCACCAGCTCGCGGTAGCGGCTCTGAAATTCGCGGTTCTCCGAAAGGTTGTTGACCGCCGCGGTCAGGCTGTCACTGCGATGCCGGCGAGGTACGCCACCCAACTCCCAGAACGCCGCCTGCAACCCTTGGCTGAGAGCCTCGAACGACTCCGAGAAACAGATCCTGACGAACTCCCAGTTGGAATACGTGAGCGTGAAATGGAAGAGCAGGTGAGGGAATGGCTGGCCAGCGATCGTCACCCCCAGTGAGCTCATGTGAGTGAAGTCCGAGGCCGCCAGGTCGCCGGGCGAGTGGACCTGCGGAAAGATCACCGTCCGCCCGGGACCCCGACTGCCGCGCCATTGCCGAACCCGCCGCTCGAAAGTTCTCCGCTGTGATTCGGGGAACTGACCGGGGTAGCGATCCTGGAGCCAGCCAAACAGCGTGTAGGCCCGC is a window of Phycisphaerae bacterium DNA encoding:
- the istA gene encoding IS21 family transposase: MVKDRQVRTLRQLLAQGWNLARSARRSGMDEKTARKYRVSEGLPSELASPRTWRTRPDPFGEVWAEVEARLVAEPRLRAYTLFGWLQDRYPGQFPESQRRTFERRVRQWRGSRGPGRTVIFPQVHSPGDLAASDFTHMSSLGVTIAGQPFPHLLFHFTLTYSNWEFVRICFSESFEALSQGLQAAFWELGGVPRRHRSDSLTAAVNNLSENREFQSRYRELVDHYRVRPERINVRQAHENGDVESSHGHLKTAIDQALLLRGSRDFASREEYEHFLLAVVEKRNLGRGDKPSEERLLLGELPPGKLDHRQYIHAIRVQRSSTIQVKRNTYSVPSRLIGHEVDVVIDADAIEVRYAGELVQRMPRLLGSGKHAVNYRHVIDSLVRKPGAFKDYQYREDMFPTSYFRMAYDQLCSHHAPRAAAREYLKILHLAAR